From a single Vanacampus margaritifer isolate UIUO_Vmar chromosome 15, RoL_Vmar_1.0, whole genome shotgun sequence genomic region:
- the LOC144034621 gene encoding sodium- and chloride-dependent GABA transporter 2-like, whose product MYQIQHIYTFPSFYLHTLGDAAKVGLQNGTAAQAREPLPPSEVKMEERGQWSNKVEFILSVAGSIIGLGNMWRFPYLCYKNGGGAFLIPYLIFLFACGVPVFFLETALGQYTSEGGVTCWRKISPLFEGLGYGTQVIVTLLNFYYIIVLAWGMFYLSFSFSWDLPWSSCNNSWNTENCVEFQRRNTSINQTIFLNATSPVMEFWERRALRISPGIDHMGSLNWDLVLCLFIAWVMCYFCIWKGVKSTGKVVYFTATFPYVMLIVLLVRGLTLPGAGIGIQFYLYPDLGRLADPQVWMDAGTQIFFSYAICLGSLTALGSYNKYNNNCYRDCLALCFLNSGTSFVAGFAIFSILGFMSYEQNVPISEVAESGPGLAFIAYPRAVTMMPFSPLWAALFFIMIVFLGLDSQFVCVESLMTAIVDMYPATFRRKNRRELFLLVVVFLSFLVGLIMLMEGGMYVFQLFDYYAASGMCLLFMGLFETVCIAWVYGADRFYDNIEDMIGYRPGPYIKYCWMFFTPATCIGTFAFSLIKYTPLKYNNEYVYPWWGYVIGWLLANSSMVCIPLWMAYKISSTQGTFRERIQLLITPSEDLPKTKREQERMLAIFAPEEDTSRNKNGYHSVSEQDSNL is encoded by the exons ATGTATCAAATCCAACATATCTATACGTTTCCCTCTTTTTacttgcacactttaggtgacGCTGCCAAGGTGGGCCTCCAGAATGGCACCGCCGCCCAGGCGCGGGAGCCGCTGCCTCCTTCGGAGGTGAAGATGGAAGAGAGGGGCCAATGGAGCAATAAGGTGGAATTCATCCTATCTGTGGCCGGATCCATCATTGGCCTTGGCAACATGTGGCGCTTCCCATACCTCTGCTATAAGAACGGAGGAG GTGCCTTCCTCATCCCGTACCTCATCTTCCTTTTTGCCTGTGGAGTTCCCGTCTTCTTCCTGGAGACGGCCCTGGGCCAGTACACTAGCGAGGGAGGAGTAACGTGCTGGAGAAAAATCAGCCCCTTGTTTGAAG GTCTTGGCTATGGCACACAGGTGATAGTGACCCTGCTGAACTTCTACTACATCATCGTCCTGGCTTGGGGGATGTTCTATCTGTCTTTCTCCTTCTCCTGGGATCTACCGTGGTCTTCTTGCAACAACTCGTGGAAcacag AAAACTGCGTGGAGTTCCAGAGGAGAAACACCTCCATCAACCAAACGATCTTCCTCAATGCCACATCTCCGGTCATGGAGTTCTGGGA GAGACGAGCGCTGAGGATCTCTCCGGGCATCGACCACATGGGCTCGCTCAACTGGGACCTTGTCCTCTGTTTGTTCATCGCCTGGGTCATGTGCTACTTCTGCATCTGGAAGGGGGTGAAATCCACAGGAAAA GTGGTCTACTTCACCGCAACCTTCCCCTATGTGATGCTTATTGTGCTGCTGGTGAGGGGACTCACCCTACCTGGTGCAGGGATTGGGATTCAATTTTACCTCTACCCTGATTTGGGACGACTTGCAGACCCACAG gtatgGATGGATGCTGGGACCCAAATCTTCTTCTCCTATGCTATTTGCTTAGGCTCTTTGACAGCTCTAGGCAGCTAtaacaaatacaacaacaactgcTACAG AGATTGCCTGGCATTGTGCTTCTTGAACAGCGGCACCAGTTTTGTGGCTGGATTTGCAATCTTCTCCATTCTGGGCTTCATGTCTTATGAGCAGAATGTCCCCATCTCGGAGGTGGCTGAATCTG GCCCTGGTTTAGCCTTCATTGCTTACCCACGTGCTGTGACCATGATGCCCTTTTCTCCACTGTGGGCCGCCCTCTTCTTCATCATGATTGTTTTTCTTGGGCTAGACAGTCAG tttgtgtgCGTGGAAAGCCTCATGACAGCCATCGTCGACATGTACCCCGCCACCTTCCGCCGTAAAAACCGCCGGGAGCTCTTCCTTCTTGTTGTGGTCTTCCTCTCCTTCCTTGTGGGCCTCATCATGCTCATGGAG GGTGGCATGTACGTCTTCCAGCTTTTTGATTACTACGCTGCTAGTGGAATGTGTCTTCTCTTTATGGGCCTCTTTGAGACCGTCTGCATCGCGTGGGTCTACG GTGCTGATCGCTTTTATGACAACATCGAAGACATGATTGGCTACCGTCCTGGGCCTTACATCAAGTACTGCTGGATGTTCTTCACTCCGGCCACATGTATC GGTACTTTTGCCTTCTCCCTCATTAAATACACTCCGCTAAAATACAACAATGAATATGTGTATCCGTGGTGGGGCTACGTGATTGGCTGGCTGCTGGCAAACTCCTCCATGGTCTGTATCCCCCTGTGGATGGCATATAAGATCAGCAGCACACAAGGAACATTCAGGGAG CGCATCCAACTGCTCATCACACCATCTGAGGACTTGCCCAAAACCAAGCGAGAGCAAGAGAGGATGCTGGCCATTTTTGCTCCAGAGGAAGACACCAGCAGGAATAAAAATGGCTACCATTCTGTGTCAGAGCAAGATTCAAACTTATGA